The proteins below come from a single Gammaproteobacteria bacterium genomic window:
- a CDS encoding transporter → MQRLLSLILLVLPLVAQAGPRDTVAGLQLALLEFAQSEVAGFEDRYTALRPVVESTHDLDYIARLTLGRYWRDLAAEQRTRFIDRFRQLAISSYAARFPQFAGEKFEFVSEAQQPRGVFMVRTRLHRPSGESIDFDYLLRETADGWRIVNIMVDGVSDLALKRAEYAGVLRNGSADDLLQLLDEQLTRLRSG, encoded by the coding sequence ATGCAAAGATTGTTGTCGTTGATTCTCCTGGTGCTGCCGCTGGTGGCGCAGGCCGGGCCGCGTGACACTGTTGCGGGCCTGCAGCTGGCGCTGCTGGAGTTTGCGCAAAGCGAGGTTGCCGGTTTTGAAGACCGCTACACTGCGCTGCGACCGGTGGTCGAATCAACTCATGACCTCGATTACATTGCGCGCCTGACGCTGGGACGGTACTGGCGCGATCTCGCGGCGGAGCAACGCACCCGGTTTATTGACCGGTTTCGCCAGCTGGCGATCAGCAGTTACGCGGCTCGCTTTCCGCAGTTTGCCGGCGAGAAGTTTGAATTCGTCAGCGAGGCGCAGCAGCCACGTGGCGTGTTCATGGTGCGCACCCGGCTGCACCGGCCGAGCGGCGAGAGCATCGATTTTGACTACCTGTTACGCGAGACTGCCGACGGCTGGCGTATCGTCAACATCATGGTCGACGGCGTCAGCGACCTGGCACTGAAGCGCGCAGAGTATGCCGGCGTGCTGCGCAACGGCAGCGCAGATGACCTGCTGCAACTGCTCGACGAGCAGTTGACCCGGCTGCGCAGCGGCTGA